Below is a window of Gimesia chilikensis DNA.
GTTCCGCGACGGAATAGAATTTGTCTTTGCTCTGGGAAACACTGGTTTTATTGGAAGACAGTGATTCCGACTTGGTGCGGGAGCGGACCTGGTCGCTGGGAATCCGCAGCACTTCAATGCCGATATCAACCAGCAGATAGTCTGAACCCTGCTTAAGCACATCCCCCTGCACTTTGTGACCGTTGACCAGTTCGATGACATCCGCCTGCGCCGGAATGGAAAGACAGAGAATCGTAATCAGCAGGCAGGTAATTCTTTTCGGGCAGCACCAGTTGTCAATCATTCCGTCGATTTCCTCTCTTCTTAGCGGCTGTCAGACCAGAAACGCGGCGAGTCGTTTCGCCTTGAGGGATGTGTTACTCTTTGTATTCGCTATGGCATTCCGTGCAGGATTTGTAGACACGGGACATTCCCTGATCAAACTCCTGGAAATTGTCGTTCTTGGCAGCTTCCACCATTTTCAGGCAGGCTTCCTGCATCGGATTGGCATGCCCCAGGAAGCCTTTGTCATCGACGTAGCCGTAACCTTCGAGTGTGATGATCTTGGAAATCGCTGCGAGCAGGTGTGCTTCCTCGATGACCTTCTCTTTCTCTGCTTTGAGGGCATCTGCACTTCCGACATTCGATTTGAGCCATTTGTAGGCGATATCAGCGCGTTTCATCAGGTCACCCATTGAGGCAACTTCGGCGATGGGTTTCTTGTCGTCAGCTTCAGGCAGTCCTGCCGGGGCACTGCCATTTAGAATCACGATGATCTGTTCGTAGGGGATTTGCATGGCGCGATAGGATTTGGCACCACGCATCAGCGGCTCTGCGGTGAAAGCGGCTGCCAGCTCCCGCAGATACTTGGCATTCTTTTTCCAGCCGACATCTTCTGAATGCTGATTCGCAACTTCAGCCAGTGCCGCCAGTGTTGCAGTAAATGTGGGTATCTCAAGATAGCTCGTATTATAGGTGCCGACCGACTGCATATTCTTGGTCAGACGATTACGAATGTCTTTGACCTGAGATTCCAGAATCGGCATGGGAATAATTGTTTTCCAGTCCGTGCCTGAACCACCGCCGGCACTCGCCTGTGCCGTCTCCGTTTTCATTTCTCCCGCGGGAGCAGGAGTGGTATTGGCTGCGACATTGTTGCCAGGTAGAGCAACGGGTTGGACTGACTGATTATTGCCTGCGACAGCCAGCGGATTGTCAAACCAGACATCGTAGGGGATCCCGTCAATCATTTTCTGCCCGTCATTCGCCGGGGCGGGTGCCGGTTTTGTTTCGGTCGGCGTTGATTGTGCTACCTGTGGAGTCGCTGCAGCCGGAGTGGGCGCCTGGGCCTGTTGCTGAGCTGGCGCGGGGGCGGGAGCATCATTTCCACCACATCCAGTGAACAGAAACAGTGTGAGCAATGCACCTGTTGCGTGTGAGAAGTTGCGAATTGGTTTCTGATACCAGTGCCAAGATGGCTTGTTCATGGATGACTCCCTCAAGTCCTTGAAATAAAACCAATTAGATTATGTGTGATCTTCGCAGGAGATGCAACTCCAGCTTGCCCAGTTTATGAAATTGGTTTTACAGGTCTGAATGGCCCCTGCGACGTCTCGCCCCTCAGCAAATCATGGAAACCATGTGTCTAATGAACCAGGCTACGCTTCCAGACCGGGGATTACCTGACTGAAAGCATCCCCAGCTGTAAAAATATTCCGATCAGGATAAGCAGGTGCGTTTGGTTGTTTGCGTAAAAATATGGCGGACGGCCCTTGTCAACTCAAACTCCACTTATTATTTCTGACCATTATCAGGTGCGTAACTGGTACCGGTTTTTCACACACCGCGTTGAAAAAGTCGAGACTTCCCACTTGCGGAAGTTATACTTGAGTGGTGGACAACCGAGTAAAAAATCGTTTCCTGACTATTCTATAGCCTGTCATTGACTTCTGGAGAATAAACACAGGCGCGTTGTTGGGGACACACAACATTGATTTTATCAATCAGCTGCCATCATGGAGTTCACCCTGGTAGCAAAAGGAGTAAATGAGAGATGAACAAGATTGTTTGTTACACGTTGGGCATGATTGCCCTCACCCTTACAACAGCTCAGGCTCAGGGCCCTTCCCTCAACTTCGGTCAGGGATTCCTGCTGAGTCAGACAACAGCTCCGCCTCCGGCACCTCCTGCTGTTCTGCCTGAACCAATGCCCGAGTTGACCCCTCAACCTTACGAACACCACGTTGCTTCCCCTGCGATTCCCATGTTTGACTGTGTCAAATACAGAAAAACCAAGAATATCGCTCCCTGCTCAAATCCGAAGATTGTCACCATTGTCGATCCCTGTGCTCCCAAGAAAAGCTGCTGTGAGCCAGGCTGTGTTGCTGTCGAAATCTGTGCTCCCGAATGTGCCTGCGAGTGCGTTCGTTGCAGAAAAGATGGTCGCAAGAAGATTTTTGACTACGGGAAATACAAGGTGGTTGTAGAATCTCATCGTGGTCAGGTTGTTGTGACTTACCGCGACTAAATAGAGCTGAAACAGCTTCATCACAATTTCGAACAGCCAGAAACGCTTTTGTTTCTGGCTGTTTTTTTTATGCGCACTTCCAAACTTAAATACCTGTCAGTGCGAACTCCGTATATTCAGGGGGAACACGCACGCAGCAGGATCAGGCGAATTTCGCCAGCAGATTCGTCAGGAAGATAATTGCGGCCACACCACACCAGGCCAGAATGAAGCCTCCCAGATCCTGAAACGTAGGTTTGGGGATTTCGATGTCTTTGGAATTCGGGAACATCTTCTGTCCCATCGGCTCTGGTTCCGCCGGCAGCGTACAGGGAGCATCGATTTGCTCATCCAGTTTCACCGGGGTGTGCATCAGCTTATAGAAATGATCCAGTTTTTCCTGTGGTTGTCGCGGCGTAATAAAACTGACAAGCACCCCACTCAGGATCGCCAGGCTCATGAAGAAGAACATCTGCCAGACATCCCGCATTTCGGTGGGAGATTTAAACATATCCTCAGGCAGAATACCGGAGTTATAGAGTATGTCTGCATGGAAAGCGACGCCGATCCAGACCAGGATGCCGGTCAGAGTCGAAACCCAGACGGAAATCACATTCCAGCGGCGCCAGACAATGCCGATCCAGAGGCTGATTCCGATACAGGCCGGCGTTTTGACGATGATTTTCAGCGCATGAATGATATCGGTAAATGTGGTCTGGAGAATCAGGGCAAGAATCACGATCACCAGACCGGCAATTCGACCAACCCAGAGATAATGCCGCTGCGACTTATTCTTCACCATGCATTTGCGGTAAATGTTCTCTGTAAATAGACCACTGGAAATAATCATCTGGGCATCACTGGTACTCATCACCGCCGCCAACAGCGATGCCAGGAGCAGGCCAATTAATCCCGGTGCGATTCGCGGCAGGATATCGTGGGCGGCCATCCCGAACAGTTTATCTGCGAAATCACGGTCTGCGCTGTCGACTTTTTCTTTTTCCTCAGGGGAAAGCGCGTTGTATTCGGGGCTGGCCCGCATCACGAGTGACTGGTAGACCGCCTGATCTGCCGGATCGGGTGAGTCTTTCAAAGGACTGCTGTCACCCATGTACCAGACGATGCAGGCCAGTCCGGTAAACGTCCAGGCGACCGTGCAGAATCGTTTGAGGAAGTTCCCCACCGTAAAACCGAAACGGCCTTCGTATTCCGTCTTACCTGCACCACAGACGCCCATAATATGGGGTTGAATTACGATCCCGGCCAGTGCGGTGACGGACAGCATAAACACGTAAAAGGGGGTAATCGGTTCGCCCATCGTGGCAGCCAGTTCCGGGCTGACGGTCAAATCCAGCATCCCTTTTTTGAGGTCGGCATTCTGGTTCAGTTCACCGAATCCGCCTATTTCGTAGAACACAAACGGGAGCAGGAGAAACGAAAAGATGATCGTTAGAATCCCCTGGATAAAGTCGGTGATAATCGCAGCCCCCAGACCACCGGCCATGCCGTAGATCACAAACATGACTGTGACTGCCAGAATTGCGTACTCATAGCCCTGCAGACGCCGTTCGGTAATCTGAAACGACTTGGTTTCCGCATTCCATTCCGCTGCCGGTACCATGAAGTTCGCTTCGACTGCGATGCGGTCCAATTCATTTCCCGTCAAAGCATCCACCATTTTTCCGGTACCGAACAGTCCCCCGGCAATAAAGGTGATCGAGATGGCGATGCCGTAAAAGGAATACAGCACCGCGGTGGGGCCATTAAAGCGGGTTTCGAAAAAGTCGGCGGTCGTCAAGGCTCGCATGCGGCGCATAATCGGCGCGACGATCCAGTAGAAAGGCGTTGCCCAGAGCCAGAGAAACTGCCACCAGATCCCAGCAAGCCCAGCCCGCCAGGTTCCTGCGACCACGCTGATGGCCTGCTCACTGCTGGTTCCCGACCCAAAGGCAAAGAACATCATGAAGACTTTGCCGAACCGGCGGCCCCCCATGAAGAAGTCGGCCATATCTTTTACTTTTTTCACCGACCACAGACCAATGGCGAGAATGACGACGAAATACAGACCCAGTACAATCCAGTCTGCAGTATGGAGCCCGAGCCAGGAGTTCGATTCGGCGGCAAATAACATAGGCCTGTCCTCTTAATCAGGAGCCTTTGGTAAATTTTGTTTCGAAATCAGCCTACCGCGGATTTATGAAATATGCAAACCTACTGATACAAGGTCACTTTGAATATCCAGCGAATGCAGCCAAGACAGACCATCGCCTGGCTGTAACTCAACAGATGAAACCACGCACATGTCCCTGATCCCCTTTCATATTCAGAACCAGAACTTACAAGACCGACGGGTTACCGTTCTGGGGCTGGGCCGGTTCGGGGGAGGCATCGCTGTCACTCGATTTCTGGCAGAACGGGGAGCACAGATCACCGTCCTGGATAACTTGAGCGCGAGTGAGCTGGAACAGTCACTGCAACAGTTAGCGGACATTCAAGGGATTCGTTATTTCCTCGGGGAGAAAACCCACGAATTGCCAGCCACGGATTTGCTGGTACTGAATCCCGCGATTCCTCCACAGCATCCCCTGCTCGCTCAGGCGGAGCGGGAACAGATTCCCGTGACCAGCGAAATCGAACTGTTCTGGCAGTTGAATCCTGCTCCCGTAGTCGGGGTCACAGGCAGCAATGGAAAATCGACCACGACCGCAATGATTCATTCCGTCTTTTCCGAGTCCGGCAGCACGTGCTGGCTGGGGGGCAATATAGGTGTCAGCCTGTTGCCGCATGTTGAACAGATTCAACCCACAGACTGGGTCATTCTGGAATTGAGCAGCTTCCAGTTACATGGTCTGGATCGTTTGCAAGTGAGTCCCCAACTGGCGGTGGTGACCAACTTCAGCGCGAACCATCTCGACTGGCATGAGTCCCTCGCGCATTATCGGCACGCAAAACAGACAATTTCACGCTGGCAGACAGCGGATGAAACAACCATCATCAACGGTGATGATCCTGATTTGAAAAACTGGGACTACCCGGGAAACGTGCTCAGGTTTGGCTGCGATGCAGCCCTGGATCCTGCGGTACTGGTGCAGGAACAGGGATTTCAAGCTGATCAGTTCGAGGGATTATTTCAGCCCCAACTTTCTGTTCCGGGCTCGCATAATCGTTTGAATGCTGCCGCTGCCATCACAGCAGGACTCTGTATCGACCTGGATCCAGCAACAATCCAACGGGGACTGGAACGATTTCAAGGCCTGCCACATCGCCTGCAGTTTATCGGGGATTATGCCGGTCGGCGGTTCTATAATGACTCACTGGCGACCACACCTGAGTCGGCCATTTGCGCACTGGAAGCGTTTGAGTCGGGAAAGATCGTTGCCTTGGCGGGGGGCTATGATAAACAGGTCGACCTGACCCCGTTTTCCCGGGAACTGCTCTCGCGAACGAAAGCGACCTCACTGATGGGAGATACTGGAGTCAAACTTGCAGGGCTCATGTCGGGGCTACGGGTTGAGTCACAGTCGTCAGCGACATCGGTGATTTCAGAACCGCAGGATTCATTCGAGGACGCATTTAACTGGGCCTGGCAGCAGTCTGCTCCCGGCGACGTGATTCTGCTCTCGCCGGGCTGCGCCAGTTATGGCTGGTTTGCCAACTTCCAGGAACGCGGGGCTCGCTTTGAAGCGTTATTTCAGAATCTTGCAAACGCCGCGAATACTTAATCTGTCAGCGGAGTTTTGTGCGGCTCTCCACTGATCTCGCGCACATACTGCGGGACCGCGTAGCCTGGAAGACGGGTACGTAGTTCACGAATCAGCTCCCTGCCCTGTTCTTCAGGGACTTCAAAGTGAGCCACACCGCTGACGCGATCCAGTTGATGTAAGTAATAAGGCATCACTCCCAGATTGATCAGCTTTTCGCACAAGGCTTCCAGAGTATCCACATCATCGTTGATCCCTTTGAGCAGCACCGCCTGATTCAGAACTGGGATGCCAGATTGCATCAGTTGCTGAATCGCCTGTTCAACGTCTCCTGAGATTTCCCGGGGATGATTGGCATGGATCACCATCCACACAGTGGTCCCGGCAGATTTGACCTGTTCCAGGATCTCGATCAGCTCCGGATGGATTCGATTCGGCAACACAACGGGGAGACGGCTATGTATTCGCAATCGTTTGACGTGCGGAATCGCGGCAATCCGTTCACAAAACACGCGCAGTCGCGCGTCGGTCAACATCAGTGGATCACCACCACTGAGAATGACCTCATGCAGAGATTCGTCCTGCTCCAGGGCCCGCCAGACCGACTCCCATTCCGCCAGGGTTCGCGGTTCTTCTCCATAAGGGTAGTGTCTGCGGAAACAATAACGGCAGTGAATCGCACAGGCCCCACTGGCGATGAGCAGCGCCCGACCCTGATATTTCTGCAGCAGACCCGGAGTCGACCTGACCTGCAAATCGCCGACCGCGTCGAGACTGAAGCCGGGGACCTGCACCTGTTCGTTCAGATGCGGAAGCACCTGTTGTAGTAAGGGATCCTGGAGATTTCCCGGTTCCATCCGTGCCAGAAAGCTGGGGGGAACCATCAATGGGAACAAAAGGGCACTTTTTTCCGCAGCAGGTAACAGCGTCTCTGGCAGATCCAGTCGTGCGAGTAATTCACGTGGATCGCGAATGGACCGCGCCAGTGATTGCTGCCAGGTGGTTTCCGGGAGTGTAGAAGACATTAACGCCAGTATTTCCAGTGGTTTAAACGAAAATCCATGCCCTGCATACCGAAGTAATGGAAAGGGATCATTCCCGTTCGCTAACGAGGGGCTTTAGAGGGATGACAGGGGGACAAGAATTGCCTTACAATTCGCCTGCTCTCCGTTTGCAACGGCTGAAAGATATGTTATTCTCTCGCCCTTGGAAATAAAACTCAAACGTATTTTTTACCACTCCATCATTGTCAGAGAAATCAAGTAATGCCACAAATCAGTACAGGCGATTTTCGCAAGGGTATTAAAGTTATTGTCGAAGGTGATCCATACGAAATGATCGAGGTCAATTTCGTCAAGCCGGGTAAAGGACAGGCCCTGTATCGCACCAGATTGCGTAATCTGCTGAAGGGCACCATTCTTGACCGCACTTATAAGAGTGGTGGTGAAAGCCTGGAACAGGCTGATATTCGCAAGGGAGACGGTCAGTTTCTTTATAAAGATGCGACCGGTCTGCACTTCATGGACAATGATACATATGAGCAATACTCCATTGATGAAGCCGTCTGTGGTAACGCCGCTGATTACCTTCTGGATGGTGCCATCTGCAGTCTGCTGTTCTGGAACGATCAGCTGATCGGCATGGATCCCCCACAACAGGTGATCGTGGAAGTCACTTACACCGAGCCTGCTGCAAAAGGTAACACCGCAACCAACGTTACCAAGCCAGCGACTGTTGAAACAGGTGCTACGGTGAACGTTCCCGCTTTCATTAACGTGGGCGAAAAAATCAAAGTTGATACCGCCACCGGTTCCTATGTGGAACGCGTCCGCGAGTAATTCCGAACCTGCCCTGCCTGAGGCGGGTCTGTTTCAGGCAGGATTTCGGAGCTGATTTGCCATAAATGCTTAGTTTTTATGATTCTTTTGCGTAGGTTTCATGAAACTGGGCAAAATGATATTGAATTATTAACAGGTGTTGCCAAAAATACCTGAACGATCTTCGTATCAATAGATATACGAAGCGCTTAAAGGAGTATACCGCCGGGTCGTCACTGATAATTCGCTGCAAGCGCCACCATGGATCTCAGGGAGGATTGACATGGATGTCTGGAATCTGTTTTTGTATGTCGTTGCATCACTGTTAGCGTTGAAATCGCTGGCCTCACTGATGTCCCACCATAAAAAAGTTGTCGTCCAGCAACTGGCAATCGAGTATACGCAGGAACTCGCCCCCAAAGGGAAGAAATCCCAGGGTCAGACATCCGACCAGCATTCAGAGCTGTCTCCCGCGGACCAGAACGCTTCAGCAGCCTGAAACTCGTCTGCTCTGTTTCTGCCCTGATTTTCATGGGAACTTCCAGGCTGTCTGGATTGGCCTTTCTCTCAATTGAATAAGTATTACAGTTCATGTCTCAATCAGAAGAAATCACGCAGGAAGTTCGGCCAGCAGTCCAGGCAGATTCCGCTCCGGATGCGGTGGTGACCGACCACAACCATAAGCTCTACATCGAAACCGTTGGCTGTCAGATGAATATGCTGGACAGCGAACTCGTGGTAGCTGACCTGCGTAAACGGGGATATGAACTGACCCAGAACGTCAAAGAAGCGGAGACCGTTCTGTTCAACACCTGCAGTGTCCGCGAACACGCAGAGCATAAGATTTACAGCTCTCTGGGGCGGCTCCGCTACGGTGCCCGTAAGAATCCGAAAAAAGTGATCGGCGTGATGGGCTGCATGGCTCAGAAAGACCAGAAGCTGATCTTTCAGAAAGCCCCCCAGGTCGATTTCGTAGTCGGAACCGGACAACTGGCCCAGGTCGCAGACCTGATCGACAAAGCACGCGTGAATCATAGCCAGAATAAACGCAGTCGGGAACTGGCTGTCGGACTGGGACGAAAAGACGGCAAACGGGATGAGATCACCAACAGTTTCCAGAGTTACGATCCGCTGCGTGACCCGGAGATGCGACCTTCGCCTTACCAGGCATTCGTCCGCATTATGATCGGCTGTGATAAATTCTGTTCCTACTGTGTGGTCCCCTCGACGCGCGGTCCCGAACAGAGCCGTTCACCACGAGAAATTCTGTCCGAAGTCAAAGTACTCGCCGATCAGGGAGTCAAAGAGGTCACACTGCTGGGACAGACCGTCAACAGCTACAAGCACACGCAGGACGGAAAACTCTTCCGCCTGTCTGACCTGCTCTACCTGATCCATGATGTCTCAGGCATCGATCGCATCAAATTTGTTACCAGTTACCCCAAAGACATGACCAACGACCTGCTGGAAGCGATTCGGGACCTGCCCAAGGCAACCCGCTACCTGCACGTCCCGCTGCAGCATGGCTGCGACGACGTTCTGAAGCACATGAAGCGGGGATACACGGTCGAAGATTACCGGGATATGATGCAACGCATCAACGAGATTCTGCCCGGCTGCTCAGTTTCCAGCGACTTCATCGTAGGTCATCCAGGTGAGACCGAAGAGTCACACCAGAAGAGCCTGGACTCAATTCGCGAGTTCCGGTTCAAAAACAGCTTCATCTTCAAGTACAGCGAGCGTCCCGGCACCAAGGCGGCCGAGCGATTTGCCGACGACATTCCCGAGGATGTCAAAAAACGCCGTAATAACGAAATGCTCGACGTGCAAAACGAAATCAGCGAAGAAGACAACGCGGAATTCATTGGCAAACAGGTTGAAGTGCTGGTCGAAGGTCCGAGTAAGTCTGCTCTCAAGGCCGGTGATAACGTATCCAAAGAATCGCTGGCGGAACAGTTGATGGGACGTTCCAAGTGTGACCGGAT
It encodes the following:
- a CDS encoding cytochrome c, with the translated sequence MNKPSWHWYQKPIRNFSHATGALLTLFLFTGCGGNDAPAPAPAQQQAQAPTPAAATPQVAQSTPTETKPAPAPANDGQKMIDGIPYDVWFDNPLAVAGNNQSVQPVALPGNNVAANTTPAPAGEMKTETAQASAGGGSGTDWKTIIPMPILESQVKDIRNRLTKNMQSVGTYNTSYLEIPTFTATLAALAEVANQHSEDVGWKKNAKYLRELAAAFTAEPLMRGAKSYRAMQIPYEQIIVILNGSAPAGLPEADDKKPIAEVASMGDLMKRADIAYKWLKSNVGSADALKAEKEKVIEEAHLLAAISKIITLEGYGYVDDKGFLGHANPMQEACLKMVEAAKNDNFQEFDQGMSRVYKSCTECHSEYKE
- a CDS encoding sodium:solute symporter family protein, whose translation is MLFAAESNSWLGLHTADWIVLGLYFVVILAIGLWSVKKVKDMADFFMGGRRFGKVFMMFFAFGSGTSSEQAISVVAGTWRAGLAGIWWQFLWLWATPFYWIVAPIMRRMRALTTADFFETRFNGPTAVLYSFYGIAISITFIAGGLFGTGKMVDALTGNELDRIAVEANFMVPAAEWNAETKSFQITERRLQGYEYAILAVTVMFVIYGMAGGLGAAIITDFIQGILTIIFSFLLLPFVFYEIGGFGELNQNADLKKGMLDLTVSPELAATMGEPITPFYVFMLSVTALAGIVIQPHIMGVCGAGKTEYEGRFGFTVGNFLKRFCTVAWTFTGLACIVWYMGDSSPLKDSPDPADQAVYQSLVMRASPEYNALSPEEKEKVDSADRDFADKLFGMAAHDILPRIAPGLIGLLLASLLAAVMSTSDAQMIISSGLFTENIYRKCMVKNKSQRHYLWVGRIAGLVIVILALILQTTFTDIIHALKIIVKTPACIGISLWIGIVWRRWNVISVWVSTLTGILVWIGVAFHADILYNSGILPEDMFKSPTEMRDVWQMFFFMSLAILSGVLVSFITPRQPQEKLDHFYKLMHTPVKLDEQIDAPCTLPAEPEPMGQKMFPNSKDIEIPKPTFQDLGGFILAWCGVAAIIFLTNLLAKFA
- the murD gene encoding UDP-N-acetylmuramoyl-L-alanine--D-glutamate ligase — protein: MSLIPFHIQNQNLQDRRVTVLGLGRFGGGIAVTRFLAERGAQITVLDNLSASELEQSLQQLADIQGIRYFLGEKTHELPATDLLVLNPAIPPQHPLLAQAEREQIPVTSEIELFWQLNPAPVVGVTGSNGKSTTTAMIHSVFSESGSTCWLGGNIGVSLLPHVEQIQPTDWVILELSSFQLHGLDRLQVSPQLAVVTNFSANHLDWHESLAHYRHAKQTISRWQTADETTIINGDDPDLKNWDYPGNVLRFGCDAALDPAVLVQEQGFQADQFEGLFQPQLSVPGSHNRLNAAAAITAGLCIDLDPATIQRGLERFQGLPHRLQFIGDYAGRRFYNDSLATTPESAICALEAFESGKIVALAGGYDKQVDLTPFSRELLSRTKATSLMGDTGVKLAGLMSGLRVESQSSATSVISEPQDSFEDAFNWAWQQSAPGDVILLSPGCASYGWFANFQERGARFEALFQNLANAANT
- the epmB gene encoding EF-P beta-lysylation protein EpmB; protein product: MSSTLPETTWQQSLARSIRDPRELLARLDLPETLLPAAEKSALLFPLMVPPSFLARMEPGNLQDPLLQQVLPHLNEQVQVPGFSLDAVGDLQVRSTPGLLQKYQGRALLIASGACAIHCRYCFRRHYPYGEEPRTLAEWESVWRALEQDESLHEVILSGGDPLMLTDARLRVFCERIAAIPHVKRLRIHSRLPVVLPNRIHPELIEILEQVKSAGTTVWMVIHANHPREISGDVEQAIQQLMQSGIPVLNQAVLLKGINDDVDTLEALCEKLINLGVMPYYLHQLDRVSGVAHFEVPEEQGRELIRELRTRLPGYAVPQYVREISGEPHKTPLTD
- the efp gene encoding elongation factor P encodes the protein MPQISTGDFRKGIKVIVEGDPYEMIEVNFVKPGKGQALYRTRLRNLLKGTILDRTYKSGGESLEQADIRKGDGQFLYKDATGLHFMDNDTYEQYSIDEAVCGNAADYLLDGAICSLLFWNDQLIGMDPPQQVIVEVTYTEPAAKGNTATNVTKPATVETGATVNVPAFINVGEKIKVDTATGSYVERVRE
- the miaB gene encoding tRNA (N6-isopentenyl adenosine(37)-C2)-methylthiotransferase MiaB, which gives rise to MSQSEEITQEVRPAVQADSAPDAVVTDHNHKLYIETVGCQMNMLDSELVVADLRKRGYELTQNVKEAETVLFNTCSVREHAEHKIYSSLGRLRYGARKNPKKVIGVMGCMAQKDQKLIFQKAPQVDFVVGTGQLAQVADLIDKARVNHSQNKRSRELAVGLGRKDGKRDEITNSFQSYDPLRDPEMRPSPYQAFVRIMIGCDKFCSYCVVPSTRGPEQSRSPREILSEVKVLADQGVKEVTLLGQTVNSYKHTQDGKLFRLSDLLYLIHDVSGIDRIKFVTSYPKDMTNDLLEAIRDLPKATRYLHVPLQHGCDDVLKHMKRGYTVEDYRDMMQRINEILPGCSVSSDFIVGHPGETEESHQKSLDSIREFRFKNSFIFKYSERPGTKAAERFADDIPEDVKKRRNNEMLDVQNEISEEDNAEFIGKQVEVLVEGPSKSALKAGDNVSKESLAEQLMGRSKCDRIVVFDGNPRLAGSLADVEVIDVTPTTLIGNIITREYQHQTGASLPILQ